Proteins co-encoded in one Hymenobacter swuensis DY53 genomic window:
- a CDS encoding glycosyl hydrolase encodes MKPNSGFQRGSRQLVGGMLLVLLIGAGPAAAQTKSPKRGLAYGYHSAADMQVLAPGISWWYNWASQPDAGVAGVYPGLGVEYVPMQWGRNLGSGTVTANQLAATIPNSSRYLLGFNEPNFLSQANLTPSQAAALWPVLEEVARRKNLALVSPAVNYCGSCVSENGVTYYSPTQYLDAFFAACPSCRVDYIAVHTYVCEERWLREKIAELKRYNKPIWLTEFACGDLPASQITLPAQQKYLLDAVNYLEKEPAIFRYAWFSGRNNEIPNINLLGNSGQLTALGQQYVSLPAGWEPGRIRPVSITASSQESTSTNAANATDENINTRWGSTFADPQYLTLDFGSLQQISRVQFSWEAAYAKDYQLQTSPDGLTWTTIQTVLNGDGGVDNLTGLNARGRYLRLYGTRRATAYGYSLWEIEVFGGSVNAPLATRGRQNAEALHLYPNPADTELHLVLPGNTRLRRLTVTDALGRLVLTSTAPGDALNIAALPAGLYVLRATTTDHRQLTQRFMKR; translated from the coding sequence ATGAAACCGAACAGCGGCTTTCAGCGCGGTAGCAGGCAACTGGTGGGCGGAATGCTGCTGGTCCTGCTGATAGGGGCCGGCCCGGCCGCCGCCCAAACCAAAAGTCCGAAGCGGGGCCTGGCCTATGGCTACCACTCCGCCGCCGATATGCAGGTGCTGGCTCCCGGCATCAGTTGGTGGTACAACTGGGCCTCCCAGCCCGACGCCGGTGTGGCCGGCGTGTACCCCGGCCTGGGCGTAGAGTACGTGCCGATGCAGTGGGGACGCAACCTGGGCAGCGGCACCGTAACGGCCAATCAGCTGGCAGCTACTATTCCCAACAGCTCCCGCTACCTGCTGGGCTTCAATGAGCCGAATTTCCTGAGTCAGGCCAACCTCACGCCCTCCCAGGCGGCGGCCCTGTGGCCGGTACTGGAGGAGGTGGCCCGCCGCAAAAACCTGGCTCTGGTGTCGCCGGCCGTGAACTACTGCGGCAGCTGCGTTTCAGAAAACGGGGTGACGTACTATTCGCCCACGCAGTACCTGGATGCCTTTTTTGCCGCCTGCCCCAGCTGCCGCGTCGATTATATTGCGGTGCATACCTACGTGTGCGAGGAGCGGTGGCTGCGGGAGAAGATTGCCGAGCTGAAGCGGTATAACAAGCCCATCTGGCTGACGGAGTTTGCCTGCGGCGACCTGCCCGCCAGTCAGATTACGCTGCCCGCGCAGCAGAAGTATCTGCTGGATGCCGTGAATTACCTGGAGAAGGAGCCAGCCATCTTCCGCTACGCCTGGTTTTCGGGCCGCAACAACGAAATTCCCAATATCAATCTACTGGGTAATTCCGGCCAGCTGACCGCTTTGGGCCAACAGTACGTGAGCCTGCCGGCAGGGTGGGAGCCGGGCCGCATCCGGCCCGTGAGCATAACGGCTTCCTCCCAGGAAAGTACTTCCACCAACGCGGCCAACGCCACCGATGAAAATATTAACACCCGCTGGGGTAGCACGTTTGCCGATCCGCAGTACCTGACCCTGGACTTCGGCAGCCTGCAGCAGATCAGCCGCGTGCAGTTCAGCTGGGAAGCCGCCTACGCCAAAGACTACCAGTTGCAAACCTCCCCGGACGGCCTTACCTGGACGACTATCCAGACGGTACTGAACGGCGACGGGGGCGTGGATAACCTGACCGGCCTGAACGCCCGGGGCCGTTATCTGCGCCTCTACGGCACCCGCCGCGCCACTGCCTACGGGTATTCGCTCTGGGAAATTGAAGTATTCGGGGGCTCCGTAAACGCGCCTTTGGCTACGCGCGGCCGGCAGAACGCGGAAGCCCTGCACCTCTACCCAAACCCCGCCGATACGGAGCTGCACCTGGTTCTGCCCGGAAACACCCGCCTCCGCCGCCTGACGGTGACGGATGCCCTGGGCCGCCTTGTCCTGACAAGCACTGCCCCCGGTGATGCCCTGAATATTGCCGCACTGCCCGCCGGCCTCTACGTGCTGCGTGCCACTACCACCGACCACCGGCAGCTCACGCAGCGTTTCATGAAGCGCTGA
- a CDS encoding carbohydrate-binding protein: MKTTTFLKQALAALVLLLASVPVFAQFRVIGYVPSWAGDVSSVQYGKLTHINYAFLLPTATGGLQPIENPAKLQNLVATAHANGVKVLISVGGWNNGDDSAFETIGANASYRNAFVTNLVNFANQYNLDGVDIDWEYPDAGALANNYAVLMQQLATEMHNRGKLLTAAVVATGGAGVLNSVFGYVDFLNLMAYDANNFDHSTYDYAVQSINYWKGRGLATSKTVLGVPFYGRPSWESYAQLLTRGASPNADVFNGVGYNGIPTIKSKTNLAFDQASGIMIWELSQDAIGANSLLTAINQVVVQRGGNTAPAQAIPGKLEAEGFTAQQGTDKEPTTDTGGGQNVDYFETGDWLDYTVNVASAGTYAVGFRVASANGGATLQLRNGNGAVLGSINVGNTGGWQSWQTISTTVTLPVGRQVLRLYASASTGCNVNWLNFTGATSSFSTTFQAESYSSMNGVQVESCSDAGGGQNVGYIDAGDWLAYSNLTIPTTGSYLIEYRVASLGGGTVSSDLNAGSVQLGSTVIPATGGWQSWTTVSRTVTLNAGTYSFGVYAQTGGWNLNWVRISKAGVARVSSAAEPTPTALNTTPISLFPNPATDRITVQGTELLGSSYQVLDAYGKVKSSGIVSSKQVDLSGLPSGVYTLRIVTPQHQKITRQLIKQ, from the coding sequence ATGAAAACAACTACTTTTCTTAAGCAAGCCCTGGCGGCGCTGGTGCTGCTGCTGGCTTCGGTGCCGGTATTTGCCCAGTTCCGGGTTATCGGCTATGTGCCTTCCTGGGCCGGTGATGTGAGCTCCGTGCAATATGGTAAGCTCACGCACATCAACTACGCCTTCCTGCTGCCAACCGCTACCGGCGGCCTGCAGCCCATCGAAAACCCCGCGAAGCTGCAAAACCTGGTGGCTACGGCCCACGCCAACGGCGTGAAGGTGCTCATTTCGGTGGGCGGCTGGAACAATGGGGATGACAGCGCCTTCGAAACTATCGGGGCCAATGCTAGCTACCGTAATGCCTTCGTGACCAATCTGGTGAACTTCGCCAATCAATATAACCTCGATGGGGTAGACATCGACTGGGAATACCCGGATGCCGGGGCCTTGGCCAATAATTACGCGGTCCTCATGCAGCAGCTTGCCACCGAAATGCACAACCGCGGCAAGCTGCTCACGGCGGCCGTGGTAGCTACTGGCGGCGCGGGAGTGCTCAACAGCGTGTTCGGCTACGTGGATTTCCTGAACCTGATGGCCTACGACGCCAACAACTTCGACCACTCCACCTACGACTACGCGGTGCAGTCTATCAACTATTGGAAGGGCCGGGGTCTGGCAACCAGCAAAACCGTATTGGGCGTACCCTTTTACGGCCGGCCCAGCTGGGAATCCTACGCCCAACTGCTAACACGGGGGGCCAGTCCCAACGCCGATGTGTTCAACGGCGTGGGTTACAACGGTATTCCCACCATCAAGAGCAAAACCAACCTCGCCTTCGATCAGGCCAGTGGTATTATGATCTGGGAACTGTCGCAGGATGCCATTGGGGCCAATTCCCTGCTCACGGCCATTAACCAGGTGGTGGTGCAGCGTGGCGGCAACACAGCGCCTGCCCAAGCTATTCCGGGTAAGCTGGAGGCCGAAGGCTTCACCGCTCAGCAAGGCACCGACAAGGAGCCCACCACTGACACCGGCGGGGGCCAGAATGTAGACTACTTCGAAACCGGCGACTGGCTCGACTACACCGTGAACGTAGCTTCGGCCGGCACCTACGCGGTAGGCTTCCGGGTAGCCTCGGCCAACGGTGGAGCCACGCTGCAGCTGCGCAACGGCAACGGTGCAGTGCTGGGGAGCATTAACGTGGGCAATACCGGCGGCTGGCAGAGCTGGCAGACCATCAGCACCACCGTAACGCTGCCGGTGGGCCGGCAGGTGCTGCGCCTGTACGCCTCGGCCTCCACCGGCTGCAACGTCAACTGGCTCAATTTCACCGGGGCTACTTCCTCGTTCAGCACCACTTTCCAGGCCGAAAGCTACAGCTCCATGAACGGCGTACAGGTAGAAAGTTGCTCCGATGCCGGCGGCGGCCAGAACGTGGGCTATATCGACGCTGGCGACTGGCTGGCCTACAGCAACCTTACCATCCCGACCACCGGCAGCTACCTCATTGAGTACCGCGTGGCCAGCCTTGGTGGGGGAACCGTATCATCGGACCTGAATGCAGGCTCTGTTCAACTGGGTAGCACGGTTATTCCGGCCACCGGCGGCTGGCAGAGCTGGACCACGGTTTCGCGCACCGTTACGCTCAATGCCGGTACTTACAGCTTTGGGGTGTATGCCCAAACCGGCGGCTGGAACCTCAACTGGGTGCGCATCAGTAAAGCCGGCGTGGCCCGCGTCAGTAGTGCGGCCGAGCCCACGCCGACTGCGCTGAACACAACGCCAATCAGCTTGTTCCCCAACCCGGCAACTGACCGCATAACCGTGCAAGGAACGGAGCTGCTTGGTAGCTCTTACCAGGTGCTGGACGCTTACGGCAAGGTAAAAAGCAGCGGTATTGTCAGCAGCAAACAAGTAGATCTGTCGGGACTGCCAAGCGGTGTATATACACTGCGGATTGTGACGCCCCAGCACCAGAAAATAACACGTCAGCTTATCAAGCAGTAA
- a CDS encoding ABC-F family ATP-binding cassette domain-containing protein, with protein sequence MISITDLDFHFGSRTLYDKASLHIKPKDKIGLIGLNGRGKSTLLRILVGEYKPDGGSISMSKDVSLGFLNQDLLSYDSHESILIVAMQAFGEALDIQKKIDEVLLEFETNYTDDLVEKLADLQERFEALGGYTMQARTEEILEGLGFTTEELQRPLKLFSGGWRMRVMLAKILLQQPSLLLLDEPTNHLDLPSIKWIENYLAGYEGAVIIVSHDREFLDRTTNTTVEVTGGKLVPYAGNYSFYLEEKEERNAIQKGAFENQQAQIKQAERFIERFKAKASKAKQAQSRVKALDKLERIEDVAADDAKVNIKFNFTVTPGRHILRMEHVGKKYGEKIIFRDTHVHIERGDKIALIGANGKGKSTLMRLVAGSEAPTNGNHQLGHNVIMSFYAQHQLESLRIENEILQEMVEAGSRRSEMELRSVLGSFLFTGDEVYKKIKVLSGGEKSRVALAKTLISEANFLLLDEPTNHLDMQSVNILIQALDQYQGTYIVISHDRFFVENVANKIWYIEDYQLKEYPGTYAEYEQWQEDREKAAKKAGLPSPSAPKPLPKEEKKVEAAPAKTPSPDQKKALKELAEVEKKIDEREKELAQYEAQLADPQIYQNAAQLKDATLKFEQVKKELAQLNDRWEMLAEM encoded by the coding sequence ATGATTTCCATTACCGACCTCGACTTCCATTTCGGCTCCCGTACCCTCTACGACAAGGCCAGCCTCCACATCAAACCCAAGGATAAGATTGGCCTGATCGGGCTGAACGGCCGGGGCAAATCCACGCTGCTGCGCATTCTGGTAGGCGAATACAAGCCCGACGGCGGCAGTATCTCGATGAGCAAGGACGTGAGCCTAGGCTTCCTCAACCAGGATTTGCTGAGCTACGACTCCCACGAATCCATCCTGATTGTGGCCATGCAGGCCTTTGGTGAGGCGCTGGATATCCAGAAGAAGATTGACGAGGTGCTGCTGGAATTCGAAACCAACTACACCGACGATTTGGTGGAGAAGCTGGCCGATCTGCAGGAACGCTTCGAGGCGCTGGGCGGCTACACCATGCAGGCCCGCACCGAAGAGATTCTGGAGGGTCTGGGCTTTACCACCGAGGAGCTGCAGCGGCCCCTGAAGCTGTTTTCGGGCGGCTGGCGCATGCGCGTGATGCTGGCCAAAATCCTACTCCAGCAGCCTTCTCTGCTGCTACTCGATGAACCGACCAACCACCTGGACTTACCGAGTATCAAGTGGATTGAGAACTATCTGGCCGGCTACGAAGGCGCCGTTATCATCGTGAGCCACGACCGGGAATTCCTGGACCGTACCACCAACACCACCGTGGAAGTGACGGGCGGCAAGCTGGTACCCTACGCCGGCAACTACTCGTTCTACCTCGAAGAAAAAGAAGAGCGCAATGCCATTCAGAAGGGTGCGTTCGAGAACCAGCAGGCCCAGATCAAGCAGGCCGAGCGGTTTATTGAGCGGTTCAAGGCCAAGGCCAGCAAAGCCAAGCAGGCCCAGAGCCGCGTGAAAGCCCTGGATAAGTTGGAGCGCATTGAGGACGTGGCCGCCGACGACGCCAAGGTGAACATCAAGTTTAACTTCACCGTGACGCCCGGCCGCCATATCCTGCGTATGGAGCACGTAGGCAAGAAATACGGCGAGAAAATCATCTTCCGCGACACACACGTGCACATCGAGCGGGGCGACAAAATTGCCCTCATCGGGGCCAACGGCAAGGGCAAATCTACGCTGATGCGTCTGGTGGCCGGCTCCGAGGCGCCTACCAACGGCAACCACCAGCTGGGTCACAACGTCATCATGTCGTTCTACGCCCAGCACCAGCTGGAAAGCCTGCGCATCGAAAACGAGATTCTGCAGGAAATGGTGGAGGCCGGCTCGCGGCGCTCCGAGATGGAGCTTCGCTCTGTTTTGGGTTCGTTCCTGTTCACCGGCGACGAGGTGTACAAGAAAATTAAGGTGCTTTCGGGCGGCGAAAAAAGCCGCGTGGCCTTGGCCAAAACCCTGATTTCGGAAGCTAACTTTCTGCTGCTCGACGAACCGACCAACCACCTGGATATGCAGTCGGTGAACATCCTGATTCAGGCGCTCGACCAGTATCAGGGCACCTATATCGTGATTAGTCACGACCGGTTCTTCGTGGAGAACGTGGCCAACAAGATCTGGTACATTGAGGATTACCAGCTGAAGGAATACCCCGGCACCTACGCCGAGTATGAGCAATGGCAGGAGGACCGGGAAAAGGCCGCCAAGAAGGCCGGTCTGCCCTCGCCTTCGGCTCCCAAGCCGCTGCCCAAGGAAGAAAAGAAAGTGGAAGCCGCGCCCGCCAAAACGCCCTCACCCGACCAGAAAAAAGCCCTCAAAGAGCTGGCCGAGGTAGAAAAGAAGATTGACGAGCGGGAAAAGGAGCTGGCCCAATACGAGGCCCAGCTGGCCGACCCCCAGATTTACCAGAACGCCGCCCAGCTGAAGGATGCCACCCTCAAGTTCGAGCAGGTGAAGAAAGAGCTGGCCCAGCTCAACGACCGTTGGGAAATGCTGGCTGAAATGTAG
- the katG gene encoding catalase/peroxidase HPI, translating into MNDTSIAKCPVMGGQLKQTAGSGTRNRDWWPNQLRLNILRQHSTLSNPMDPGFNYVEEFKKLDLNAVKQDLFELMTTSQDWWPADYGHYGPFFIRMAWHSAGTYRIADGRGGAGSGMQRFAPLNSWPDNANLDKARLLLWPVKQKYGRQISWADLMILAGNCALESMGLKPFGYSGGRADVWEPLDEIYWGSEKEWLGGDLRYTGDRQLEKPLAAVQMGLIYVNPEGPNGNPDPMASARDIRETFGRMAMNDEETVALIAGGHTFGKTHGAADPAKYIKHEPAAAGIAEQSLGWQNSYGTGNGADTITSGLEGAWTSTPAQWGHDYFKFLFEFEWELTKSPAGAHQWKPKNNAGEGLIPDAHDPEKKHAPFMLTTDLALRVDPIYEKISRRFLENPEEFADAFSRAWFKLTHRDMGPISRYVGPEVPAEELIWQDPVPAATYAQIDEADVSALKEKLLNSGLTVGQLVRTAWASASTFRGSDKRGGANGARIRLVPQKYWTANNPAELDKVLDQMIAIQQEFNAAQTGGKQVSLADLIILGGSAGIEQAARAAGHEVQVPFSPGRTDASQEQTDVQSFEALEPSADGFRNYLATYHEAVAEAMFIDRAQLLTLTAPEMTVLVGGLRVLDANYDGSQHGVFTNRPGQLTNDYFVNLLDMGTTWKATSEADELFEGRDRKTREVKWTGTRVDLIFGSNSELRAIAEVYGTNDAQPKFLRDFVAAWTKVMNLDRFDLHR; encoded by the coding sequence ATGAACGACACCTCCATAGCCAAGTGCCCGGTTATGGGAGGACAGTTGAAGCAGACGGCCGGTAGTGGCACCCGCAACCGCGACTGGTGGCCCAACCAGCTACGGCTCAATATTCTGCGGCAGCACTCCACGCTGTCGAACCCGATGGATCCGGGTTTCAACTACGTGGAGGAATTTAAGAAGCTCGACCTGAACGCGGTAAAGCAGGACCTGTTCGAGCTGATGACCACTTCCCAGGACTGGTGGCCCGCCGACTACGGCCATTATGGCCCGTTCTTTATCCGGATGGCCTGGCACAGTGCTGGTACCTACCGCATTGCCGATGGTCGCGGCGGTGCTGGTTCGGGCATGCAGCGCTTCGCTCCGCTCAACAGCTGGCCCGATAACGCCAACCTCGACAAGGCCCGCCTGTTGCTGTGGCCCGTGAAGCAGAAGTACGGCCGCCAGATTTCCTGGGCCGATTTGATGATTCTGGCCGGTAACTGCGCCTTGGAGTCAATGGGCCTGAAGCCGTTCGGCTACTCGGGTGGCCGCGCCGACGTGTGGGAGCCGCTGGACGAAATCTACTGGGGCTCCGAGAAGGAGTGGCTCGGCGGCGACCTGCGCTACACCGGCGACCGGCAGCTGGAAAAGCCGCTGGCCGCCGTGCAGATGGGCCTCATCTACGTGAACCCAGAAGGTCCTAACGGCAACCCCGACCCCATGGCCTCGGCCCGCGACATTCGCGAAACGTTCGGCCGCATGGCTATGAACGACGAGGAAACCGTAGCCCTGATTGCCGGCGGCCACACCTTCGGCAAAACCCATGGTGCCGCCGACCCCGCCAAGTATATCAAACACGAGCCCGCCGCCGCTGGCATTGCTGAGCAAAGCCTGGGCTGGCAGAACTCCTACGGCACCGGCAACGGCGCCGACACCATCACCAGCGGCCTGGAAGGCGCCTGGACTTCCACGCCTGCTCAGTGGGGCCATGACTACTTCAAGTTCCTGTTCGAGTTTGAGTGGGAGCTGACCAAGAGCCCCGCCGGGGCGCATCAGTGGAAGCCCAAGAACAACGCCGGCGAAGGCCTGATTCCGGACGCCCACGACCCCGAGAAGAAGCACGCGCCGTTCATGCTCACGACCGACCTCGCCCTGCGCGTGGACCCGATTTACGAGAAAATTTCCCGCCGTTTCCTCGAAAACCCTGAAGAGTTTGCCGACGCCTTCAGCCGTGCCTGGTTCAAGCTCACGCACCGCGACATGGGCCCGATTTCCCGCTACGTAGGCCCCGAGGTGCCCGCCGAGGAGCTGATCTGGCAGGACCCGGTGCCCGCCGCCACATATGCGCAGATTGACGAGGCCGACGTGTCTGCGTTGAAAGAAAAGCTGCTGAATTCGGGCCTGACGGTGGGCCAGCTGGTGCGCACGGCTTGGGCTTCGGCCTCCACGTTCCGTGGCTCCGACAAGCGCGGCGGTGCCAACGGGGCCCGCATCCGGTTGGTACCTCAGAAATACTGGACCGCCAACAACCCCGCCGAGCTGGACAAAGTGCTGGATCAAATGATAGCCATTCAGCAGGAGTTCAACGCGGCCCAGACGGGCGGCAAGCAGGTTTCCCTGGCCGACCTCATTATACTGGGCGGCAGCGCCGGCATCGAGCAGGCGGCCCGCGCGGCCGGCCACGAGGTACAGGTGCCCTTCAGCCCTGGCCGCACCGATGCTTCGCAGGAGCAAACCGACGTGCAATCCTTCGAGGCCCTGGAGCCTAGCGCCGATGGTTTCCGCAACTACTTGGCTACCTACCACGAGGCCGTGGCCGAAGCCATGTTCATCGACCGCGCCCAGTTGCTGACCCTGACGGCTCCCGAAATGACGGTGCTGGTGGGTGGTCTGCGCGTGCTCGACGCCAACTACGACGGTTCGCAGCACGGCGTGTTCACCAACCGTCCCGGCCAGCTCACCAACGACTATTTCGTGAACCTGCTGGACATGGGCACTACTTGGAAAGCTACTTCGGAAGCCGATGAGCTCTTCGAGGGCCGTGACCGGAAGACCCGGGAAGTGAAGTGGACCGGCACCCGCGTGGACCTGATCTTTGGCTCGAACTCGGAGCTGCGCGCCATTGCCGAAGTATACGGCACCAACGACGCCCAGCCCAAGTTCCTGCGCGACTTCGTGGCCGCCTGGACCAAGGTGATGAACCTGGACCGCTTCGACTTGCACCGCTAA